The genomic interval CCCGCAGCAAACGCGCATGGTCCGCACGGCGCTCATGGGGCGCAGACAAGGAGGCAACAGCATGATCCGCGCACAACTCGCCTGCGACGCCTGTGGGGCGCCGTCTGACCACCACGGCACCCTCGGCCTCGACCTCCTCGAACTCCTCGGAGTCAACGGGTGAGCCCGTCATCTAGTGGCTGGGCCACTAACCGAGTAGCATGGAAGAACTGCGGCCCGGACCGACGCTGCGAACGTCACCCCGGGCCTCACCACCAGCGACTGAACGGAGTCACGGATGGCTGACACCAACACTACCCGAGGCCACCCACGCGCACAGGGTCAGCAACCCACCATGAACCTCACCCTGACGTGGCCCATCCAAGACCACCAAGCGCCCCTCCCGGACCTCATGGACGAGGCCGAGGCCGCATCCTTTACCGTCATCGAGGCGAACGAACCGGCAGGGTGGCGAATGCGATCCCCCTGGATCCGCACCCTCAACCACGACCACGCCCCCCACATCGAGTTCGCCTGCACCGTGAGTGGGCCAGACGGCGCCACATGGACGTGGCCACCAACCGTCAGGGCGGCAAGCTGATGGCCCGTGACACAACCCCAGCCATGGTGCCCGGAAGCACCATCATCACCGAGCACTCGCTTCATATGCAGCTCCGCTACGCCGGGAAATACCACCGCACAAGTGGCGGAAACCTGATTCGATCATGGAAGCCATCCAAGCGAGTTCATGCCCGGATGCAGGAGTACATCTTCGCTCGCGACCGTGGGCTATGTGGAATCTGCGGGAACCCCGCGGCTAGGTGGTGGGAACTCGATCACATCAAGCCCTACAAGCTGGGTGGGCTCTATATCGAGTGGAACCTCCGGCTCGCCTGTCGAAGGTGCAACCAGAGCCGTGGCGCGAGGTGCGACGCCCAATGACCTGGCTCAAGAAGGATGACAGATACCCGGAGCACCGGAAGATTCGCAGGCTCAGCGATGGTGCGTACCGGCTGCATGACACGGCGCTCTGTTGGGCCGCGAGGGACGAGACAGACGGGATCATCACAGCCGAGGACCTGGCCGAGATGCAGCATGGAAAGAGGTTGCGAAGGCACATTCCGGCACTCGTGGACGCCGGGCTCTGGCACGTTGCTCCCGGGGGGTGGGTTCTGCACGACTTCTTGCACTACAACCCATCGCACGAACAGCTCGAGCT from Deltaproteobacteria bacterium carries:
- a CDS encoding HNH endonuclease; this encodes MDVATNRQGGKLMARDTTPAMVPGSTIITEHSLHMQLRYAGKYHRTSGGNLIRSWKPSKRVHARMQEYIFARDRGLCGICGNPAARWWELDHIKPYKLGGLYIEWNLRLACRRCNQSRGARCDAQ